The Capsicum annuum cultivar UCD-10X-F1 chromosome 1, UCD10Xv1.1, whole genome shotgun sequence sequence TTTCATTTTGACAGatgcaaaagaaaaaataaacttttttgaCTACTGTTTGGGTGCTGGGGGATCCACGGCATCTCGCTTTGGAGTCAATTTCACATGGGACGCTCTTATATTCAGAAAATAAGTTCAAATTTACTCGTGGGCATCTTCCTTATTCTTGGTGCGGCGTCCCCGCTTAAATTGGAGTTAGGTAGAATTCAGTTAAAAGTGAAATTTGTTTTTGACCCTATAAGCTTTAAATTATAATCATGAGCagagccattttagtaaaggTTGATTGGATGCCCATTCTTTTGGTAGAAAATGTTGTATTAGATAATTTTGCTTACCGGTGttcatcggtcggttcggttcaattttatatgttattggtttgatttatcgatttttaatttttaaatatgtaaagccaataaccaaccaataagatattttcttatcggtttcgatttatcgatttttgatccTTAATGGTTCGGTTTTAGAtttaactaataagaaaatacttataaaatagaaatagtaacaactaatataaaaaatgaaatcttagttaccgccaaaaccctacgcaatgcattttagtttacaagaattttTAAACTTGACCTGAatgttagttagaaaaaaaattaaatcctaattgttggaagttATAAATGCTTTAAGTTTTTCACTAAGATAATAATcgaactttatattgtgcctttgttgtcctgaataggttaatactatgtgaatcactgaattgtgaataagtagtgcatataatatatatatgcatacacatatctatctatctctctatctctctATATGTagagaaatttatatatataacataaataggaataaaacaataatttagtgtatccttattgggttatcagtttaATCGATAgcccaataagctaaaatcaaaatcgaatcgtttacccaataaatttttttttataaaatcaataaaaattcgttaacccaataacctaatatcaataacatttttatcgattctaTTTATCGTACCTAAATTTGCTCTCCTTTAACaaactgaaaagaaaaattgatatacttttcatcaaattctcaACTTTGTCAGTGATTATACTCCGCTTTTAGCTACTCGGTAACTCTCCCTCAAACTTTGTATTCGTGTTAAAATTCATTGAATATATATTAATATGAtattcaaaattctaaaaaactaaaatttgtgGCTCCACCTCAATTAATTTCACCAACTTATTATCAAGCCTCGACAAAAGTTAAAATGGAAATAtcttaaagaaaaagaataaatacTTAATAGTAATAGGAAAAGAAGAATATCTAACATAGATTCGCGTGCTAGTCAACGGACAGAACTTAAAGCAAGAATTTACCAGAATATCAACCTTTAGTTTGAATGAGTACTTTTACTTGCTTTTCACACTAATTATGATTAGAAATAAACATACCCCGTATAATATAGTAAAGTAAaacattttctttaaaataatattatgatcATGCAATGTATCTATTTATTTAACTGTTGAAATCAGATGACTGCAAGTTAGGTTGCTCGCATCTTTCTCACTTTTGAGACTGATCAGGGGTATTGCTCCtgcatcatatatatatacatctagaAAGATgagctaaaatttgaaattaaggGTTTTGAATTTGTCAATTACCGGTTTCATAATTAAATATTGTGCATATTTAACAAATTTTCTAATCCAAATAAATAAAAGCTATTTATAAGTTCATCTGAACGTGTAGCTAATTAATATTATAGTTCCGCTCATATAAATAAAAGCTATTTATACGTTCATTCAAACGTAGTTAATTAATATTGTAGTTCCGCTCCTATATATCTAATAAGTGAACTATTGCTAATCACTTTTTAGCGATGCGGCTTCACATAAAACCCATTGATTCAAGATATCTCCGCCACCGTtgatatatatacttatatataagagaggatTTTAAgatttggtagtcctcacaaggatttttttggtagtttatttttttggtgaaataaaattaCTACACATGGcaactaaaagtatttttttattacatattttcattttcacccttattctttttattaattaagaCCATTCCacttgaatttttataattgatttcttcTTGCCACATGTTGGATTACTATTTAATTAAAGCACCtttcattttaaatcaacaaccactttaactcaaaaaaaagaaaattcaagctagcttttaataaaaaaaataaaatttttaataatttcaacTATGACCTTTTAGTTCTTTTTGATATTatagtataataaataatatcttgtatttattatttctcGTAGTGAACATGTAAAAAGTATAGACCAATAATTAAAATGAGACGATTAGGTTACTCTTGTGAGGGGtgtgtaaaaaataaacataataagtaaatagATCGAATGAAGTAACATATTAATGTAATACAAGTAGCATTTAATATGCTTATTAAGTTAATTAATAGAAAGACTCTTAATTaaggttataattattataatataaatttgaaaACATTGACTTTTTTTTTCCAGATGATTCTATAAGATGTAAAAATGTAATTTGCAGACACTATTGCCACTAAAATCATGAGGAATactaaaatacaataaatatcaaaataaatttatttttatttatagctaAGAAATAAATAgtcgcaaattttataaaaatatcaatattttttctatttatgatcttTATCGAagcataattattaaatattttaaattatgttattatacaatatattacttgTAGCTTTTTGATATATTTCAATTCTCTGTTAATACCTTCTTcctcataaataatattttttatttaaaattattcaattatgtgattaacaactctaataattataaaaatttatttacaaGACTTGTTTAATGGATCATTAGATATACtgcttataaaataaaaattgataatataaattatatttttaaattaaaattattatttttatactttgagtTTGGGTCCGGGCTTAGCACTGACCTCGTGAAACTtcattttatatttctattatatagaagaggtggtttcggcCACCTCTTCGTGAATTTACTTTTTATCCTCGTTATTTATTATATTACACCctaattatttcatgatttattatattattcctaattaattatttgaagtcatttatatattagaattaataatattttttttattgtattacccctaattacttattataagtcatttatagaaaattaataatatttaattaaaaaataaatatttataacgtttgttttAGCTGCTTTAAcggtgattttactatatcatccctaattaattattataagtcatttatgtattaaaaattaataatattttattcaaaaaattaaattactatattaccccctatcatttactatattacctctaattgctccgtgatttactatattatccctaattaattattataaattatttatatattataattaataatatttttattatattatccctaattaattattatcaatcatttatatattagaatttataatatttaattaaaaatataaatatttataacatttgtttcagctgctttaactgtgattttactatatcatcacTAATTAATCatcataagtcatttatgtattaaaaaattaataatatttaattaaaaaatagatgacatgtctgccagcactggtttcgaccagtgcttcgtcatttactatattatccctaattgctccgtgatttactatattacccctaattaattattataagtcatttatatattaaaattaattttttctattatattacccctaattaattactataagtcatttatctattagaattaatatatttaattaaaaactagaaatttatgaagtttgtttcagctgctttaatcgtgattttactatatcatccctaattgattattataagtcatttatgtattaaaaaattaataatatttaattaaaaatagatgacatgtctgcctaaaTTATCCCTAATTTCTCcgtaatttattatattacctctaattaattattataaatcatttatatattagaattaataatattttttactatattacccctaattaattgttataagtcatttggTTTCGACCACTGCTtcttcatttactatattactcttaattactccatgatttatatattaccactaattaattattataagtcattgatatattagaattaataatattttttatttatattacccctaattaattattataagtcatttatatattagaattaataatatttaattaaaaaatagatatttattacgtttgtttcaactgctttaaccgtgattttactatatcatccctaattaattattataagtcatttatatattaaaaaattaataatatttaattaaaaaatagatgacatgtctgcctatattacccctaattacttattataagtcgtttatatattaaaattaataatattttttttactatattacccctaactaattattataagttatttatatattagaattaataatatttaatttaaaaaatagatatttattacGTTTGTTTCAGCTTTTTTAACCATGATTTTACCATGTCATCctgaattaattattataagtcttttatgtattaaaaattaataatatttagtaaaaaaatagatgacatgtctgcctatattacccctaattgctccgtgatttactatattatccctaattaataattataagtcatttatatatcagaattaataatatttaattaaatcaatgtacatttatgtttgtaactcatcaatatcaaattttagtgctaaaaaatatttatagtattgGACCCATGCTGACACGGGTCATGCACCTCTAGTAactatatataagggaggatCTTTGAATTTGGTAATCCTCACATATATTTCTTTTATCCATTTTAAtcctaattaaattttaatgaCTTTTCAAGCTTTCacccattttagtaaatttgagtTATTATATGGACTTATTAAATGCCGTGTAAAAAGTGACGAGTCATAAAATAAGCGAAAGTGACACCACGAGAGATCTTTATCTAAccaattaaaaattaattcaaaatttgtgGTCTTCTTTTATGTgaaataacaacaacatcaataataataagAGAGACCTAATTTGTTTAGTCCTCACAAGAAATTTTTTGTTTATTCTATCTctaattgaaattttaataattactatttttatattatatatacactgatatataagagagaataagataagatttgatagtcctcacaaaaatatttatataatgaaattGCTACATGTGTCTATTATTTTTTCcaatacattattatttttgtcctCATTCATTAtgtaatgattattttatttgaacctctataattgaattatatatagtatttttttgtaaATCCCTTCATGTTTACTATTAGATTACGTGTTCTTTTTTGgtacatatttcttatatttaaatttaattattttttaatttattttagaaaattaattaatctCTAAAACAATGGCATGTGATTGATAAAGATGAAGTATTTTCTCCTAGCGACATGAATCTTTGCACTTGATGGtgttaatatgaaaaattactaTTGAGTTTTTCATTGTGTTTCAAttgcttaattatttttttttttaaagggagTAGGAAAATAACTACTTTAGTTTCAATTAtctttatataatttaataaataaaaaaatttaaaagatgtttTGCAAGACTTAAATTCAATCTCTAATCTCTAgaaaaaattaatctcaaaatatatattgattcacATAGGAGTGCAACTATTCAAAAAATTAATCTAACATATGATtaagtttaatttgaattattggATGTTATATTCTCAAAACATTCCATGAAAACAACTTTTATATTACATATTgatttgaaaatacaaataattttttcttttaacttgCAAATACGTTTATacaatgatttaatttttaagaGTTTGCAGgaaattttgaactactctgtcAATAACTTAATGTCACAAAaagcaaaaagataaaaaagtaattataaatttaatattttatattaattcaaATTTAGGCTTATAAGCATCGGGCAAATGTAAAACTTTAATAATTCTGAAATTTTATTGTCAAGATATAATTAatcttaataatattattaaaaatatgaaacaaattatacttatttgataatttctgcGCACAAAGCTGTCAGAAATAATACTTGCATCAAGGGCAAAAAAGTCGTTCAATTTTTTatgagtattttggtctttcagACTTTCAATTTTGCGGCTTCCTACTTTTAGAGTAGTATagatatatcataattattttttaccttctAAGGGAAATGTCAATTACAatagaataatttttatttggattaATTACAACTAACATTAAATTTCCCGTGTGCTATTTTGTAAATGAAATTTAAAGAGAATAGATTAATTAGAAGGGATAATTCTTCGTGTGATAGGTAACTAAAACAAGATTCTAGAGGAGTTCTTAACTAGTAAAGTCTTCGCCTCTTTTTTGAATATTTGGTATACCCCAGTATGCAACTTGCAAGATCTTTATTGGATATTTGGTTAAAGTAATATGAAAGCAAAATTTTAGGAAATCCTTGACTGTTGATTCTATATAGCCATGAAACTAAATTAAAGTGGATGACATTAATTTGTTCGTGTACTAGACTTTACTTTAAAGACTTTGCTTTCCATGTGAAAAAGGACGAAATTTGAGGTACAACGATCAAGATATTCAAATTTTGACATGAATTCACATGGAGTcaagtttatgaaataacaacaataatatatccaTCGTTATTCCACATGGAATTTAGAAAGAGTAATGTATACGTAATCTTATTCATACCTTCAAAAAAAGTAGAGagattatttctgatagacctcGTCTCATGTAGAACATAATACAAATCAGTTGTGTAGATCAAATACGGTAATGAAGAAGCCTTATgaaacaatgaagaagaaaacCATAacagaaataaataatgttttaaCTAGTGATTCAAGCTCAAAATGTGATCACTACACACTATGCATAGTTACTGTTCCATTGGATTTATGCTTCTCGATTGTAGTAGCAAAGTTAGCAATGTAGTTGAGTTAGTTAGCAAAGTTGCTAGAGGTTGTTAGACAAGTGGTTAATTAGTTATGATGAGCTGTCAATGAGCTCACTAACTTAGCTCAAGTCTATAAAAGAAGAAACATTGTAATGTACAGGAGATGAATGATGAGATTTCAGCTTCACTCTCTATCCTTTCTTCTTCCTTGTTCATGGATTATCAAGCTGTAAGGCTTGAATTTCACATGGTATTAGAGCTACGAGCTCAATACTGAGAGTATTTCGATCACTTCTCATcaagttctttgaaaattttgagaactCTGTGTGTTCTCTGGTTTTCcacttcttcttctttgcaatTTTGATCTATTTTGTAGTTCAATCCCTTCATTCATAGCACCTAAAATTGATCAAAGTGATCCACTCTTCATTGGTGCTTCTGAAAGTTCCAGTGTTATGCTTGTCCCAATCAAATTAACTGGGTCAGAAAACTATAGTCTGTGGAGTCGATCAATGCGAATTGCTTTCTTAGGGAAGAGAAAGTATGGTTTTGTCACTGGATCCTGCAACAAGGAGTCATACAGAGAGGAACTCCATGAACAGTGGGAAACATGCAATGATATTGGCCTCTCCTAGATCATGAACACTGTGAATGAAAACTTACTATCTGGTATTGTTTATGCCATAAATACTTGTGTAGTCTGAGAAGATTTGAAGGAAAGATATAACAAGGTGAATCATATGCGCATATATCAATTGCATCGTGAAATCCATATGCACTCTCAAGGTACTAGCTCAATCTGgacttattttaccaaattgaaaAATTTATGGAGTGAATATAATGTTCTGGTTCCCAATCCTAGCTATTATTGCCCTAAGTCTAAAGACTACTCAGACCATATATGTTAACTAAGACTGTTACAGTTTTTGAGTGGACTAAATGAGTCCTACGATCAAGCTAGGAGACAGATCTTACTCAAGGGAGTAACTCCTACTCTTAATCAGGTTTATGCCATGCTCATAGAAGATAAGATCCATCATTCAACATGTATGCTTGCTATGCATGATAGATCAGAACCATTTATTATGCAAGTGAATCTCACTTATGGTTATCGACAGGGAAACACCAATTACAAGGGCAAAAAGTATGACTACTGTCATATCTAAGGTCATACCAAAGAAAACTGCTATAAACTGATAGGGTATCCAAATGAttggaagaacaaaaagaaacaaGGTTATAATCCTCCCAGCTTCAGATCACATAATATTGGTGGTAATAATTTCTCATCATATAATAATGGTAACAACTATAACAGCACTGGTAGTGAGTCTTCTCAAACTATAAACATGATAGCAGGACAAGTTGATGCTGCGAGTTCCAGTCATGATGTGGATCCTACACCACTGGCAAAACCTTACACATTCACAGATGAAGAGTACACTCAAATAATAAACATGTTAAACAAGGATACCAAGGATATGAAACAAGTCAATATGACAGGTATTACCATTTTTTTGTCCAAAGCTTGTTCTGAAAGTTGGATTGTAGATTCAGGAGCTACACATCATGTGTCTGCACATAGACACTTGTTCAGAGATAACACAAGCTTAGTTCTAAGACACTTGGACAAATTTCACTTTCCAACAGGTGATGAAGTTATAATTTCCGTCACTGGAGAAGCCTATATGTTTGCAGATGATGTGATCAAATATATTCTCTTTGTTCCTAAATTCAGACTAAATTTGCTATCTGTTGCTAAGATAACCAAGGAACTTTCCTGCTTTGTGTCTTTTCATCCTAATTTATGTGTCTTTTAGGACCTCTTCAATGGCAAAGTGAAGGATATTGGTAGACAAGAGAGTGGACTATATATTCTTAAAGGAGAATGGGAAGAAAATACTGATCATGTAGGACCGAAGCACAACAGAATCATGCAGAAGTTTTAGCTCCCAGTTGCATACCATGGCACCAAATACTTGGGCATCTAGATCCTCAGGTTTTAAGATGCTTAGACATTCTGAAGAATTAGAGTgatgtatatatattgaataaatgCACTGTATGTCCACTAACTAAACATACAAGATTGTCATTTTCTGTAAGTACTACTAGGTGCTCTGCATGTTTTGAACTTGTACACATGGATTTACTGGGTTCTTATAGAACTTCTACCTTTGATAATAAATGTTACTTCTTGACTATGGTAGATGAATATAGTAGATAAACTTaggttcatctgttgcagctAAAAGATGAGATTATAGTAGCTATTAATACCttcatatttataattaaaacacAATATGGAGTGGTGATAAAGGCTATCAGGTCTGACAATGGGACTGAGTTTATCAATTCTCAATGACATACATTATTTCAGTCTCTAGGTATTATACATCAAACTAGTTATCCTCACattccacaacaaaatggagttgtgGAGAGGAAGCACAAACACATATTAAACATTGCCAGAGCTCTCAAGTTTCAGTCTCACTTGCCCATTAAGTATTGAGGATTGTGTGTGAAAGCTGAAGTATATATCATGAATAGGTTACCAACCTCTGTCTTAAGTATTAAGAGTCCTTTTCAGTTGTTATTCTCTAAATATCCCAAGTTGTCTCATCTGCGAGTGTTTGAATGTCTATGTTATGTGACTATTGTCCCTAGAGGTGATAAGTTCTCTGAAAGAACTAAACTTATTTTGTTAGTTGGATACTTAGAGTCTCAAAAGGGACACTTGTTATTGGATATCCACTCAAAAAGGCTATTGGTTAGTAGGGATGTTGTGTTTTATGAAGACACATTCCCTTTTGATCTATCACAAGTAAAAGTACAACATACAAATATTTCCAATAGTGATGAAGAAATCAATGACTTCTTGGCCTCTACAGATGATGAAGTTATTATTGAGGTACCTATTGAGGATGCTCTCATTGAAGATAATTGTTTTGTTGATGCTGCACCACCTGATATAGCTCCATCTGACACAAATGCTGGAGCAGATTGTCAAGCTGAGACTTTCCTAACTCAAGCTTCTTCCAGTAGACCTACCAGAACTAGTAGACCACCTGTGTGGATGAATTATTATGTTGATACCTCAAAACACCAGAGATGCAAGCATCCCTTAGCTAACAGTCTATCTTACAGGAAACTAAGCCCTGCATATCAATGTTATTTGACAAAGTTCTCCACTTTGACTGAACCTTAACACTTTAAACAAGTTGTGCAAGATGAAAGATGGGTGGAAGCCATGAAGTTAGAAATTCAAGCCTTGGAGGCCAACAACACATGGACCATTGTTGACATACCAAAAGGGAAGAATATTGTTGGTTCCAGATGGATATACAAAATTAAGTACCTTGCAAATAGTAAAGTGGAAAGGTTCAAAGAAAGATTAGTGGCCAAGGGATATAGTTAACAAGAAGGGCAAGATTAtcatgagacatattcaccattGGCTAAAATGGTCACAATCAGGGGTATGATTGTTGTGGCAGTATCTAAAGGTTGGACCCTTTATCAAATAGATGTTTATAATACATTTTTACAAGAAGATCTTTAGGAGGACATGTACATGGAGTTGCCAGAAGGATTCAGAAGACAAGGGGAGCACAAGGTCTGCAAGTTGATCAAATCTTTGTATGGCCTCAAGAAGGCTTCCAAGCAGTGAAACCTGAAGCTCACTCATACACTGCTTGATGCTGGATTCACTCAGAGTGCACATGATTATTCACTCTTCACTCTGCATCAAGGTGATGATATAGTGGTATTTCTTGTATATGTTGATAATCTTTTCCTTACTGGAAGGAATGCAGAATTGATTGATGCAACCAAGAACAAGTTGCATCAACAATTCAAGATGAAGTACTTGGGGGATCTCAAATAATTCTTGGTTATTGAAGTCCTCAGATCAACCTCAAGGGTGATATTAAACCAAAAAAAGTATATCCTTGAATTAATTCAGATACAGGTCTTAGAGGTTCTAAAACTGCAATCACTCTATTAGAGTCCAATGTCAGGTTAACCACACTAGAATATGATCAATCCACAGGTGCACGAGGTGATGAATTATTGTCTGATATTTCTTTTTATCAAAGACTGATGGGCAAACTCATGTATGGTACTATTACAAGAGTAGATATAAATTTTGCAGTCCAAACACTCAACCAGTTCATGCAGCATTACAAGGGATCACACTGGGATGCTGCTACCAGGGTAGTCAGGTACCTCAAAGGCTCTATTGGTTAAGGTATCTGGTTAAAGGCTGAGCATTCTACTACTTTAACTTGCTGGTGTGACTTAGATTGGGATGCTTATCCCAACACCAAAAGATCAGTTACTGGATATGTAGTCCATTTTGGTAAATCATGATATCTTGGAAGTCCAAAAAATAACACACTATTTCCAGAAGTTCTGCTGAAGTTGAGTACTGAAGCATAGCTTCAGCAGTTGCAGAGATAACTTGGTTAGTTAGTTTGTTTCAGGAACTCAAGGTTCTCATTACTTTGCCCATATCAGTATTTAGTGACAGCAATTCAGCCATTCAATTGGCAAACAACTCTGTGTTTCATAAGAGAACA is a genomic window containing:
- the LOC124898764 gene encoding uncharacterized protein LOC124898764 codes for the protein MELPEGFRRQGEHKSAHDYSLFTLHQGDDIVVFLVYVDNLFLTGRNAELIDATKNKLHQQFKMKLTTLEYDQSTGARGDELLSDISFYQRLMGKLMYGTITRVDINFAVQTLNQFMQHYKGSHWDAATRELKVLITLPISVFSDSNSAIQLANNSVFHKRTKHIEINCHFIRDKIKSGLIQAVHVQTHDQIADLLTKGLSQAQHAHLLGKLGVLNIVHPAA